The window TCCTGCACGGAAGGTAAAACAAAAATATCCGCTGCGATATAAGCCTTGGGCAGTTCCTTTTGATCGAGGAAGCCTGCCGTAACAATGTTTGGGATAGCTTCCTTTTGGGAAATCTCTTGAATCCTTTCTTTTAACGGTCCTTCCCCGACAAAAAGAAGCCAAGCGTTTCTTTCCCGGACTACTTTTTTGAAAGCTTCAAGAAGCACCAAGGGTTTTTTTTCTTCAACCAGCCTCCCCACAAAGAGGACGACCGGATTGTTATCCCTTATACCCCATTTTTGCCGGATCTCCTTCCTTTCGTTGAGCAGGAGCGATCCTTGGGTCTTAAAGTAGTCGTTGTCCACGCAATAGGAAGCTCTCCTTAGCCTTTCGTCGGGTATGCCGTAATATTCGAGGTACTCTTTGTTCGCTTTTCCAATGTAGAGACCCCAGCAAAGACTGCAAAGCACCCTCAAGGGAAGATACTTGAGGATTGTTTTTAATTTCGTTCTTTGGTAAAACAGGACGTCTTCGGTCCTCAGCATGACCGTTTTTCCTTTTAGCTTTTGAACCAGGGCACAGAGCCAGTTGGTGATGAGGTAATAACCATGGATCCAGAGGATGTCCCAATCCCCGCAAGCTACTTCCCTGACGATGTCGAACCGGATGCCTTCCCCGAAAAATTTTGG is drawn from Methylacidiphilum infernorum V4 and contains these coding sequences:
- a CDS encoding glycosyltransferase family 4 protein; the protein is MADKPFSFPLKPIKVLHLVSHPIHYFIPLYKELSKKKEIELTVIYQSYQSSGWLIKKDYLVDIDWNISFFEGYRWKRLPLSERLGIPKFFGEGIRFDIVREVACGDWDILWIHGYYLITNWLCALVQKLKGKTVMLRTEDVLFYQRTKLKTILKYLPLRVLCSLCWGLYIGKANKEYLEYYGIPDERLRRASYCVDNDYFKTQGSLLLNERKEIRQKWGIRDNNPVVLFVGRLVEEKKPLVLLEAFKKVVRERNAWLLFVGEGPLKERIQEISQKEAIPNIVTAGFLDQKELPKAYIAADIFVLPSVQDTWGLVVNEAMNFGLPVIVSNLVGCARDLVREGKNGFIFPAGDTYSLSLCLRKLIEKEELRMEFGQKSKEIIEEFSIQKCADLMVSAFMESQYGTLRTASIPA